The Nostoc sp. NIES-3756 DNA window TTTGGTGCAACACATGATTCAGAGATAGAAAATTCTGAAGATTTGTATTTCCAAGTGATTTGTAAATGTTTCTGCAATAGCTTAAATAATTCTTCTGCTTCAACAGGCTTGGCTAAAAAAGCATCGCCACCAGCATCCAAACTTTGTTGTTGATCCATTGTAGAAACAGATGCAGAAGACACAATCACGGGAATTGACTTGAAGATTTCTGATTGCTGAATTTGCTGCAAGAATGCGTACCCATCCATGACGGGCATTAATAAATCAGTAATGATCAAATCTGGTATGACTTGGGTAAGTTTATTTAAACCATCCTGACCGTTTTCTGCTTCTACTACGCTAAAACTTAGCGGTTCTAATAAGTTGACAATCACCGAACGATTTTCCCATTTATCGTCTACCACTAAAATCGTTTGTGGTTGTCCTTCATAGCCTACTAATTCTTTGCCAGTGGTAGTCATTGCACTTTGTTGCCACTCTATTGCTAGAGGTAAATCTACCTCAAAGGAAAACGTGCTACCAACTCCTAACTCACTTGTTACTTGAATCTGGCTGCCCATCAAATTAACAATGTTATGACTGATGGCAAGTCCCAGTCCGGTTCCCTCAGAGTGGCGTTTCTCATCACCAACTTGCTCAAAAGGTTGGAATATTTTCTCTAAAGAGTCTGCACTTATACCAATACCTGTATCACTAACTTGAAAAATAATTTTAGTAGTAGGTAAATAGGGATGATTACCTAATTCTGCTTTGCCCTTGTGTAGAGAATTATTTAGCTGTTTAACTATAAATTTAACCTTTCCCTGATCAGTAAACTTGACAGCATTTCCTAACAGATTAATTAAAACTTGTCGCAATCGCTTACCATCAACTTCAATCCCATCTGGTAAGTTTGCATCTGGCAAATATACAAATTCGATACCTTTTTGTTCCGCCCGAATGCGAATAATCTCCACGACTCCTTGCAAGAAAGATGGCAGATGAATACCTTGTGGTTGTAATTCCAATTTACGGGCTTCAATTTTCGACAAATCAAGGATGTCGTTAATCAGAGTCAGCAAATGAGAACCACATTGGTAGATGATGTTAATGCCATTACGTTCTTTTTTGCCCCAACTTTGAGAACGGTTGAGGATTTGAGCATAACCGAGAATGCCGTTCAGAGGAGTACGCAGTTCATGACTCATATTTGCCAAAAACTCACTCTTAGCTTGATTAGCTAAATCGGCAGCAACTCTTTTCTGTTCTAATGAGGTGTAGTAATCTGCCAACTGGCTAGCCATCTGGTTAAATTCCTGTGCCAGTTGTTCGATTTCGTCGCCAGTTTTGAGATTTAAACGGTAGTCCATATTACCACTACCGAGTTTTGTGGCTCCAATCTGAAGGGTTTGAATCGAGCGGATGACTGGCATCAATGTGAGAGCAAACTGAGCGATAAAAATCAGTAATACTATGCCAATTAAGATATAAGTAGCAACGGTAGCATTTTGCTGGAATTGCTCCACAGTTATGCGAGTATTAGTATCTTCTTGCTGGACTTCTTCAACCAGCGCATCAAGAAACAACTGAATATCATCTTGGAATGAATTGATGGCTTTAACATCTTGCTGTGTTTGCACAGTTGAATAACTGGTTTGGTTTTTTAAACCATCAACTAAACGAACAAGAAATTGATGGCGACGGCGCACCACATTAGGTTGCTTCACTGCTGGGAGCAACTGTTCTAATGCTGCCAAATCTGTGAGAAAATTAGACATTTCCTGCTGATAGCTGGCTATATCTGCGGCATTGCGATTAAGCAGAAGATAGTTTTTCAAAACCGAAGTTTGTTTTTCTAGGGAAAGCCGCAAATCCTGGGTTAGACGGACAGATTGATTAGTGCGATCGCGGCTTTGAGTTACTGATTTTTCTATATTTTTAATTAAAAGTGTACTTCCCCCTAGCAATACACTTACTAAGCCTATAGAAATCGCCGTCGAAGCAATAAACTTAGTGAGTATTTTCATTTTTCTGGTACTTTTACAGATTGCAAACGGGTATAGATTTGCCGCACTTGCTCAAAGTCCGCATCTTTTGCCAAAGTATAGCCAGCAGATTTTGTCCCACTTGCATCCAAAACTCCCACTGGCGCATCAATTAAAGCTTGCTGTAGTTGTTTGATTACTTCTGGTGATAACTTCTTTGTGTTGACGACAATGGGGTGTGAAGGTATGGGGTCAGACTCCCAAATAACTTTGTACTTACTAGCCGATAGTTTTCCTGATTGTTGACTGCGTACAAAGGCAGCTTTATCGCTGGCGATCGCATCGACTAAATCATTCGCTAATTCCTGCTCCACTTTGTCGTGACTCCCAGGATAGTGAATCTTTGTAAAGTCCCTTGAAGGGTCAATTCCTTGACTTTGCAAAGCATTCAAAGGTAACAAAAATCCAGAGGTAGAAGATGGACTAACAAAGGCAAAGCGTTTACCTTTTAAATCCTTTAATGATTTAATTCCCTTAGCAGTGTTGGCTGCGATCGCACTAGTGTACCAAGGTCGGCCAGTAGTTTGATTAATAGGAATAACCAAAGGCTGAATATGAGGATTGCGATTACGGGCTTTAATATAGGTTAAAGCCCCTAAATAAGCCATATCTGCCTCTTCCTTAACCAATAGCTCTACCGCAGTCTCATAGTCCTTGGTAATTTGGAAAGTCACAGGCATTTTGAGGATTTTCTCTAAATAAGCTGCTAAAGGTTGTAGTTTCTTTTCCTGCTCCTTAGGACTTTGCGCTGGAATCACTACTACCCGTAAACGCTCCCTGACATTTGGACTAGTCACAGGTTTTGTCTCAACTTGGGGAGCATTTTTAGAATCGGCTACTGTGCAACCAACAGCGATCGCGCTGATACAAAATAGTAAGCCCAATCCTATGAAACCTCTAAAAAGGCGATGGGTTTGCTGAATAGAAAATTTTCTCAAGGGAACATCACTCCTTGATGATTTAATCATCTGGGATTGGTAAATTAAATCCTTTTTTAGAGTTCCCCAAAAATTCCTAAAAACAACAATGCTCAGAAGCATGAAACTTGATCAAAGCAATCCTGAGCAACTGGCAAAATATATTTATCAATAAATTTCTGCGGCAGAAAGCGTTAATCGTTAGTTAATGTAACTAGCATAAATTTTTTTAATTTTATTTAAAATGGTGCGTTAACGTAATGTAACGCACCCAAATAAAACTTATACCAATTCTCAAAATTCATCCATAAATTCAAACTCAGAAATCTTGGAGAACTCTGGCTTTCTTAATTTTGAATGAGTGAATTGTGAATTGATATTAAGGTACTATCAACACTGGGCAAGGAGAAAGGTTAATCACGCGAGTGGTGACGCTATCGGTTGCGCCTTCCTCAGTTAAACCTAGCCCCCGGCAACCCATGATGATTAAATCTGCACCTATTTCATCGGCAACATCACAAATTGTAAAGGCTGGTTTGCCCTGTCTTTCCAGAACTTCCGAGGGAATACCTTGCTGCAAAAATAAGGCTTGGGCATCCTTGAGCAGTTTGGCAACGGCTTCTGGAGAAACCATAGGATCAACCTTCGGCTCGTCTGGGGAAGATTCTTCTACCACAGACAGCAGCACTAAGCGACTACCGTATTTCTGCACGACATTAGTGACAACATCAGCAGCTTCCCTGGCTTCACGGCTTTGATCGATTGGAAATAGAACTGTCTTAAACATCGCTGCACCTCCGCACCCCCGTCTCCGGTAAAATCTGGATGGTTCTACTTTCAAAACAATAACAAAAAGGCAATCAGGAGGGTGGCTGTGTCTAAAAAAACTGTAGCAAGTTTATCTGCTGCTGATATCTCTGGTAAACGCGCTTTAGTACGTGTTGACTTCAACGTGCCTTTAGACGAGCAAGGCAACATCACAGACGATACTCGCATTCGTGCGGCTCTGCCAACCATCCAAGATTTGACGAAAAAGGGCGCTAAGGTCATCTTAACCAGCCATTTTGGTCGTCCCAAGGGTGTAGATGAGAAGTTGCGTCTCACACCAGTTGCCAAGCGTCTTTCTGAGTTGTTGGGGCAAGAAGTTATCAAAACCAATGACTCGATTGGTGATGAAGTTGCGGCTAAGGTGGCGGCTTTGCAAA harbors:
- a CDS encoding ATP-binding protein, producing MKILTKFIASTAISIGLVSVLLGGSTLLIKNIEKSVTQSRDRTNQSVRLTQDLRLSLEKQTSVLKNYLLLNRNAADIASYQQEMSNFLTDLAALEQLLPAVKQPNVVRRRHQFLVRLVDGLKNQTSYSTVQTQQDVKAINSFQDDIQLFLDALVEEVQQEDTNTRITVEQFQQNATVATYILIGIVLLIFIAQFALTLMPVIRSIQTLQIGATKLGSGNMDYRLNLKTGDEIEQLAQEFNQMASQLADYYTSLEQKRVAADLANQAKSEFLANMSHELRTPLNGILGYAQILNRSQSWGKKERNGINIIYQCGSHLLTLINDILDLSKIEARKLELQPQGIHLPSFLQGVVEIIRIRAEQKGIEFVYLPDANLPDGIEVDGKRLRQVLINLLGNAVKFTDQGKVKFIVKQLNNSLHKGKAELGNHPYLPTTKIIFQVSDTGIGISADSLEKIFQPFEQVGDEKRHSEGTGLGLAISHNIVNLMGSQIQVTSELGVGSTFSFEVDLPLAIEWQQSAMTTTGKELVGYEGQPQTILVVDDKWENRSVIVNLLEPLSFSVVEAENGQDGLNKLTQVIPDLIITDLLMPVMDGYAFLQQIQQSEIFKSIPVIVSSASVSTMDQQQSLDAGGDAFLAKPVEAEELFKLLQKHLQITWKYKSSEFSISESCVAPNHSHTKTSTVDIILPTIEDLKELLNLAQQGRLKKLVVSAQNLEQKNQQYAAFVGHLVELTKGFQLENVENFLQESINKLSNI
- a CDS encoding substrate-binding domain-containing protein; the protein is MIKSSRSDVPLRKFSIQQTHRLFRGFIGLGLLFCISAIAVGCTVADSKNAPQVETKPVTSPNVRERLRVVVIPAQSPKEQEKKLQPLAAYLEKILKMPVTFQITKDYETAVELLVKEEADMAYLGALTYIKARNRNPHIQPLVIPINQTTGRPWYTSAIAANTAKGIKSLKDLKGKRFAFVSPSSTSGFLLPLNALQSQGIDPSRDFTKIHYPGSHDKVEQELANDLVDAIASDKAAFVRSQQSGKLSASKYKVIWESDPIPSHPIVVNTKKLSPEVIKQLQQALIDAPVGVLDASGTKSAGYTLAKDADFEQVRQIYTRLQSVKVPEK
- a CDS encoding universal stress protein gives rise to the protein MFKTVLFPIDQSREAREAADVVTNVVQKYGSRLVLLSVVEESSPDEPKVDPMVSPEAVAKLLKDAQALFLQQGIPSEVLERQGKPAFTICDVADEIGADLIIMGCRGLGLTEEGATDSVTTRVINLSPCPVLIVP